The Eriocheir sinensis breed Jianghai 21 chromosome 54, ASM2467909v1, whole genome shotgun sequence genome includes a region encoding these proteins:
- the LOC126983560 gene encoding uncharacterized protein LOC126983560 isoform X4, protein MREALWRGWLLWASLAAAARVATSSVVAGEVPEVVTKGGGQGECEVLDLSEASPGYVLPTNLTVRPSEAGWRLDVTLGRGMEAAVCVRLEGKKDRLRVTVLAESCDGGAVSDYSYMNVPVPLGVWTSLRVDVAANTVIVSAPDGINASVVTHGPPLPRDGQQVALTGARNVEAAAGCRTTCPGYRHAAPGNYEKVTVKEWSEDAVHYYFRPGNAFVKLEYEVACTTSLGPTMFPQVADIMLDLNLPRYLWHTVHLHHQSGLASVSLDNTSLKNKTLPEGCTFKRHTIRVIGDGLFSFSCNPFNGDVKGMEDEGSSVAGVATAQAYMPLEAAVVIDIIEAIALVLLLIAVLWLVYERYQFKKRLNEITDKAEAKKTKKDKNMNQLLPNSIRT, encoded by the coding sequence GTGGTCACAAAGGGTGGAGGCCAGGGAGAGTGTGAGGTGCTCGATCTTAGTGAGGCGTCTCCCGGTTACGTTCTGCCCACAAACCTCACCGTCAGGCCCTCGGAGGCAGGGTGGCGGTTGGACGTCACCCTGGGGCGGGGAATGGAGGCAGCAGTGTGTGTGCGGCTGGAGGGCAAGAAGGACAGGCTGAGGGTCACGGTTCTGGCGGAAAGCTGTGACGGAGGGGCCGTGAGTGACTACAGCTATATGAACGTGCCTGTCCCGCTTGGCGTCTGGACCAGCCTCAGGGTGGACGTGGCGGCCAACACAGTCATCGTGTCGGCGCCGGATGGGATAAACGCCTCGGTGGTGACTCACGGTCCCCCGCTGCCTCGCGACGGCCAGCAGGTGGCGTTGACGGGGGCGAGGAACGTGGAGGCCGCGGCAGGGTGCCGTACCACCTGCCCGGGGTACAGACACGCAGCGCCGGGAAATTATGAAAAGGTGACTGTTAAAGAGTGGTCTGAAGACGCAGTACATTACTACTTCCGCCCCGGTAACGCGTTCGTCAAGCTGGAGTATGAAGTGGCGTGCACAACGTCCCTGGGCCCCACGATGTTCCCTCAAGTGGCGGACATCATGCTGGACCTAAACTTGCCCCGGTACCTGTGGCACACGGTACACCTGCATCACCAAAGCGGCCTGGCCTCGGTGAGCCTCGACAACACATCGCTGAAGAACAAGACTCTGCCTGAAGGCTGCACCTTCAAGAGGCACACTATCAGAGTGATAGGGGACGGCCTCTTCAGTTTCAGCTGTAACCCCTTCAACGGAGACGTGAAGGGGATGGAAGACGAGGGCAGCTCTGTGGCGGGCGTCGCCACCGCCCAGGCCTATATGCCGCTGGAGGCCGCTGTAGTGATAGACATTATCGAAGCCATTGCCTTGGTGCTGTTGTTGATAGCCGTCTTGTGGTTAGTGTATGAAAGGTATCAATTCAAGAAGCGATTAAATGAAATAACTGATAAAGcagaagcaaagaaaacaaaaaaagacaaaaatatgaaCCAATTGTTACCCAatagtataagaacataa
- the LOC126983560 gene encoding uncharacterized protein LOC126983560 isoform X5 codes for MRGALWRGWLWCLAAAARVATPAVVAGAVPEVVTKGGGQGECEVLDLSEASPGYVLPTNLTVRPSEAGWRLDVTLGRGMEAAVCVRLEGKKDRLRVTVLAESCDGGAVSDYSYMNVPVPLGVWTSLRVDVAANTVIVSAPDGINASVVTHGPPLPRDGQQVALTGARNVEAAAGCRTTCPGYRHAAPGNYEKVTVKEWSEDAVHYYFRPGNAFVKLEYEVACTTSLGPTMFPQVADIMLDLNLPRYLWHTVHLHHQSGLASVSLDNTSLKNKTLPEGCTFKRHTIRVIGDGLFSFSCNPFNGDVKGMEDEGSSVAGVATAQAYMPLEAAVVIDIIEAIALVLLLIAVLWLVYERYQFKKRLNEITDKAEAKKTKKDKNMNQLLPNSIRT; via the coding sequence GTGGTCACAAAGGGTGGAGGCCAGGGAGAGTGTGAGGTGCTCGATCTTAGTGAGGCGTCTCCCGGTTACGTTCTGCCCACAAACCTCACCGTCAGGCCCTCGGAGGCAGGGTGGCGGTTGGACGTCACCCTGGGGCGGGGAATGGAGGCAGCAGTGTGTGTGCGGCTGGAGGGCAAGAAGGACAGGCTGAGGGTCACGGTTCTGGCGGAAAGCTGTGACGGAGGGGCCGTGAGTGACTACAGCTATATGAACGTGCCTGTCCCGCTTGGCGTCTGGACCAGCCTCAGGGTGGACGTGGCGGCCAACACAGTCATCGTGTCGGCGCCGGATGGGATAAACGCCTCGGTGGTGACTCACGGTCCCCCGCTGCCTCGCGACGGCCAGCAGGTGGCGTTGACGGGGGCGAGGAACGTGGAGGCCGCGGCAGGGTGCCGTACCACCTGCCCGGGGTACAGACACGCAGCGCCGGGAAATTATGAAAAGGTGACTGTTAAAGAGTGGTCTGAAGACGCAGTACATTACTACTTCCGCCCCGGTAACGCGTTCGTCAAGCTGGAGTATGAAGTGGCGTGCACAACGTCCCTGGGCCCCACGATGTTCCCTCAAGTGGCGGACATCATGCTGGACCTAAACTTGCCCCGGTACCTGTGGCACACGGTACACCTGCATCACCAAAGCGGCCTGGCCTCGGTGAGCCTCGACAACACATCGCTGAAGAACAAGACTCTGCCTGAAGGCTGCACCTTCAAGAGGCACACTATCAGAGTGATAGGGGACGGCCTCTTCAGTTTCAGCTGTAACCCCTTCAACGGAGACGTGAAGGGGATGGAAGACGAGGGCAGCTCTGTGGCGGGCGTCGCCACCGCCCAGGCCTATATGCCGCTGGAGGCCGCTGTAGTGATAGACATTATCGAAGCCATTGCCTTGGTGCTGTTGTTGATAGCCGTCTTGTGGTTAGTGTATGAAAGGTATCAATTCAAGAAGCGATTAAATGAAATAACTGATAAAGcagaagcaaagaaaacaaaaaaagacaaaaatatgaaCCAATTGTTACCCAatagtataagaacataa